The following coding sequences are from one uncultured Cohaesibacter sp. window:
- a CDS encoding acyl-CoA thioesterase: protein MSQESSLEKHPTIPYDMPIDVDASDIDMMGHVNNTIYLKWVQEAATEHWDAIADKDDHASMFWLITRHEIDYKRPAFEGDQLIARTWVGYFEHHKCERFTEIIRVSDERILASVRTVWCPVSQETKRTLRLTEEQISRYSKGRKPV, encoded by the coding sequence ATGTCCCAAGAATCCTCCTTAGAAAAACACCCCACCATTCCCTATGACATGCCAATCGACGTAGACGCGTCCGATATCGACATGATGGGTCACGTGAACAATACCATCTATTTGAAGTGGGTGCAGGAAGCTGCAACAGAGCACTGGGACGCAATTGCCGATAAGGATGACCATGCTTCAATGTTCTGGCTCATCACCCGCCATGAAATTGACTATAAGCGTCCGGCCTTCGAAGGGGATCAACTCATCGCCCGCACATGGGTCGGTTATTTCGAACACCATAAATGCGAGCGCTTCACCGAAATCATCCGTGTGAGTGACGAGCGCATTCTGGCCAGCGTCAGAACCGTCTGGTGCCCGGTCAGTCAGGAAACAAAGCGAACGTTGCGCCTCACTGAAGAACAGATCAGCCGTTATTCCAAGGGGCGCAAGCCTGTCTGA
- a CDS encoding O-succinylhomoserine sulfhydrylase has protein sequence MSETNKTKTGYRAATEMVHGGVMRSQWGETSEALFMTQGYVYDSAEAQEARFNGEEPGYVYSRYANPTVSMFENRMALLEGAEGARGTASGMAAVSSAMLSCVKAGDHVVAASALFGSCLYIVSELLPRFGVECTLVDGTNLEEWKAAMRPNTRACFLESPTNPVLSVIDIAGVAAIAHEAGAKLVVDNVFATAMWQSPLALGADVVIYSATKHIDGQGRCLGGIVLSTEQFLEEEFKDIHRHTGPSLSPFNAWIMLKGLETFPLRVKEQTRSAGVIADRLAEHKAIDRVFYPGRDDHPQAEVCKRQMRGGSTMVALNVAGGKEKAFQLENALKIIKISNNLGDAKSLITHPATTTHQRLNDDQLAAAGIGQGTLRFSVGLEDVEDLWEDFEQALASL, from the coding sequence ATGTCTGAGACAAACAAAACCAAAACCGGTTATCGCGCAGCCACCGAAATGGTTCATGGCGGCGTCATGCGTTCGCAGTGGGGGGAAACCTCTGAAGCGCTTTTCATGACGCAAGGGTATGTCTATGACAGTGCCGAAGCGCAAGAAGCCCGCTTTAACGGAGAAGAGCCGGGCTATGTCTATTCTCGCTATGCCAACCCAACGGTATCGATGTTTGAAAACCGCATGGCGCTGCTTGAAGGTGCAGAGGGCGCACGCGGAACTGCTTCAGGCATGGCTGCGGTCTCCTCGGCCATGCTTTCTTGTGTGAAAGCTGGCGATCATGTGGTGGCAGCAAGCGCGCTGTTCGGCTCATGCCTTTATATCGTGTCGGAATTGCTGCCCCGTTTTGGCGTTGAATGCACACTGGTGGACGGCACCAATCTTGAGGAATGGAAAGCGGCCATGCGTCCAAACACGCGGGCATGCTTCCTTGAAAGCCCGACCAATCCGGTGTTGTCCGTGATTGATATTGCAGGCGTTGCCGCCATCGCCCATGAAGCAGGGGCTAAACTGGTCGTCGACAATGTGTTTGCAACGGCGATGTGGCAGAGCCCGTTGGCGCTCGGCGCAGATGTTGTGATCTATTCGGCCACCAAGCATATCGATGGTCAGGGCCGATGTCTGGGCGGTATCGTACTTTCGACCGAGCAGTTCCTCGAAGAAGAATTCAAGGATATCCATCGCCACACCGGTCCGTCGCTGTCTCCTTTCAACGCATGGATCATGCTCAAGGGGCTGGAAACTTTCCCGCTACGCGTCAAGGAACAAACCCGCAGTGCTGGCGTTATTGCCGATCGTCTGGCCGAGCATAAGGCAATTGATCGCGTCTTCTATCCAGGCCGCGATGACCATCCCCAGGCCGAGGTTTGCAAAAGGCAGATGCGGGGCGGTTCGACCATGGTGGCGCTCAATGTTGCCGGTGGCAAGGAAAAGGCCTTCCAGCTTGAGAATGCGCTCAAGATCATCAAAATCTCCAACAATCTGGGCGATGCCAAGAGCCTGATCACCCATCCGGCCACCACGACGCACCAGCGCCTTAATGACGATCAACTGGCAGCCGCTGGCATCGGACAGGGTACCTTGCGTTTCTCGGTTGGTCTGGAAGATGTGGAAGATCTCTGGGAAGATTTCGAGCAGGCATTGGCCAGCCTTTGA
- a CDS encoding YigZ family protein: MLQTIETEFYAELEEKKSRFLAFLVPIDQFEDRLEALRTEHRKANHHVTAFRLIHDDDHIEEGAKDDGEPAGTSGMPMLKVLIGREIINCGVIVVRYFGGTKLGAGGLARAYSGVASMALDVAKLVPWERILHKTVTGRFDQTSEIERQISLLNLTVLDRQYHETGVDIKLEGPQGTIEAMDAFMHELNLY; encoded by the coding sequence ATGCTGCAGACCATAGAAACCGAATTTTATGCGGAACTGGAGGAGAAAAAGTCCCGCTTTCTGGCATTTCTCGTGCCAATCGATCAATTCGAAGACCGGCTTGAGGCGCTTCGCACAGAGCACCGCAAGGCAAATCACCATGTCACAGCCTTTCGCCTTATTCACGATGATGATCACATAGAAGAGGGGGCAAAGGATGATGGCGAACCAGCAGGCACGTCTGGGATGCCGATGCTCAAGGTATTGATCGGGCGAGAAATCATCAACTGTGGCGTTATTGTCGTGCGCTATTTCGGTGGCACAAAACTTGGTGCTGGGGGATTGGCACGCGCTTACTCCGGCGTTGCGTCAATGGCTCTGGATGTCGCAAAACTGGTCCCTTGGGAGAGAATCCTGCACAAGACTGTGACGGGGCGCTTTGATCAAACCAGCGAAATCGAGCGGCAGATTTCGCTCTTGAACCTTACTGTCCTTGATCGCCAATATCATGAAACTGGCGTTGACATTAAGCTTGAAGGGCCTCAAGGGACGATCGAAGCCATGGATGCATTCATGCACGAGCTTAACCTCTATTAA
- a CDS encoding 2'-deoxycytidine 5'-triphosphate deaminase — protein MVASIFTGSGILNDADISKLVESGVISFSSPLDEDQIQPASLDLRLGTVAYRVRASFLPGPNQTVQSKLERLQLHQIDLTNGAVLETGCVYIVPLMESLALPSALEAAANPKSSTGRLDIFTRVIADGSRQFDTIPSGYSGPLYMEVSPRTFPIIVRAGSRLTQIRFRQGRSRLTDPEHLILHRDETLVSCEDAPFIDNGIAVSIDLAGEGIIGYRAKRHTGVIDVDKRDALDVLDYWEPIEGRGKNALILDPDKFYILVSREAVHVPPLYAAEMIPFDPLVGEFRVHYAGFFDPGFGACVAGGKGSRAVLEVRSHEVPFIVEHGQLIGRLAYERMRASPTRLYGEGIGSNYQAQGLKLSKHFRMA, from the coding sequence ATGGTAGCTTCCATATTTACAGGGTCCGGTATCTTAAACGACGCGGATATTTCAAAGCTTGTTGAGAGCGGTGTCATTTCGTTTTCCAGCCCGCTGGATGAAGACCAGATCCAGCCTGCCAGTCTGGATTTGCGTCTTGGGACCGTGGCCTATCGCGTTCGCGCCTCTTTCTTGCCGGGTCCGAACCAGACCGTGCAAAGCAAGTTGGAGCGGTTGCAGCTGCACCAGATTGATCTGACCAACGGCGCGGTTCTTGAAACCGGCTGCGTCTATATTGTCCCTTTGATGGAAAGTCTGGCATTGCCTTCTGCTCTGGAGGCAGCAGCCAACCCCAAAAGCTCAACAGGCCGGCTCGATATATTCACGCGGGTCATCGCCGACGGATCACGCCAGTTTGACACCATTCCTTCAGGATATTCCGGTCCTCTTTATATGGAAGTCAGCCCGCGCACCTTTCCCATTATCGTCCGCGCGGGTAGCCGGTTGACACAAATAAGGTTTCGACAGGGGCGCTCAAGGCTGACCGATCCCGAGCATCTTATCCTGCATCGCGATGAAACACTTGTCTCCTGCGAGGATGCGCCATTTATCGACAACGGCATTGCCGTCTCCATCGATCTGGCCGGGGAGGGGATTATTGGCTATCGGGCCAAACGTCACACTGGCGTGATCGATGTTGACAAGCGCGACGCGCTGGATGTTCTCGACTACTGGGAGCCCATTGAGGGCCGCGGCAAGAATGCTCTCATTCTTGATCCGGACAAATTCTATATTCTGGTTTCGCGCGAGGCTGTGCATGTGCCGCCTCTTTATGCAGCGGAGATGATCCCCTTCGATCCTCTGGTTGGAGAGTTCCGCGTGCATTATGCGGGATTTTTCGATCCCGGTTTCGGTGCTTGTGTGGCGGGTGGTAAAGGGAGCAGGGCCGTGCTGGAAGTGCGCAGCCATGAAGTGCCTTTCATCGTTGAACACGGGCAGTTGATCGGGCGTCTGGCCTATGAGCGCATGCGCGCCAGCCCGACCAGACTCTATGGCGAGGGCATCGGGTCAAATTATCAGGCGCAGGGCCTCAAGCTCTCCAAGCATTTCCGAATGGCGTAA
- a CDS encoding CerR family C-terminal domain-containing protein, with protein sequence MICRRKKLSAKKAATDTRLLDVALDQFGQKGFDGASTREIAKAANTAMSSITYHYGGKEGLYLATAEFVGQEIAKRHPISFNQQIDFTALNKTEALEILESIFMSMMDFFLSEHSARLSRFVMREQMQPTAAFEVIFKNTFKPMADHACAILDKCTDGRLSDEEARIAVMAIFGQSLVFRSARQSVLRVANWPDLTPERADKIKEQVRAHFHAIMAIYITQD encoded by the coding sequence ATGATTTGCAGAAGGAAAAAATTATCCGCCAAGAAAGCAGCAACAGATACGCGTCTTCTCGATGTCGCGCTGGATCAGTTTGGACAGAAGGGCTTTGATGGGGCCTCGACACGAGAAATTGCCAAAGCTGCAAATACGGCCATGTCTTCTATCACCTATCACTATGGGGGCAAGGAAGGGCTTTACTTGGCAACTGCAGAATTTGTTGGCCAGGAAATCGCCAAACGGCATCCGATTTCATTCAATCAACAGATAGATTTTACCGCTCTTAACAAGACGGAAGCACTAGAGATACTTGAGAGCATTTTCATGTCCATGATGGATTTTTTCCTATCAGAGCATAGTGCACGCCTGTCGCGATTTGTAATGAGGGAACAGATGCAGCCAACGGCAGCATTCGAAGTCATTTTCAAGAACACTTTCAAACCCATGGCAGACCATGCCTGCGCCATTCTTGACAAATGCACGGATGGAAGATTGAGCGATGAGGAAGCAAGAATTGCCGTCATGGCCATATTCGGCCAATCGCTTGTCTTCCGAAGTGCCCGCCAGTCCGTTCTCAGGGTAGCAAATTGGCCGGACCTGACACCGGAAAGAGCGGACAAGATCAAGGAACAAGTGCGCGCGCATTTTCACGCCATCATGGCAATCTACATAACGCAAGACTGA
- a CDS encoding ABC transporter ATP-binding protein translates to MSAASLKLRNVSWQPHRSRELILDDVSVSVKAGQVLGVVGANGAGKSTLLRMIYRFNRPTNGSVEIDGKDIWTLPPREVARMVAAVLQEQPTDFALTVREIVALGRTPFRAGFAVGGARDKAIIEATLDGLDLHPLADRAFGTLSGGDRQRVMVARALAQEPKLLVLDEPTNHLDIRHQLDVISLIRHLEMTIVVSLHDLNMAASVCDQVVLLDKGKAGCVGCPSEVLTEQSVSSAFNVDARLEHLSLSTQPHFTYHLPSYKELL, encoded by the coding sequence ATGAGCGCAGCATCTTTGAAACTGAGAAATGTAAGCTGGCAACCGCATCGGTCTAGAGAGCTTATTTTGGACGACGTCAGCGTTTCCGTGAAGGCCGGGCAGGTGCTCGGTGTTGTCGGGGCTAATGGAGCAGGTAAATCCACTTTGCTTCGCATGATCTATCGTTTTAATCGGCCCACAAACGGCTCCGTTGAAATCGATGGTAAAGATATCTGGACACTTCCTCCGCGGGAGGTCGCTCGCATGGTTGCTGCTGTTCTGCAAGAGCAACCGACTGATTTCGCCCTGACCGTGAGAGAGATCGTAGCGCTTGGGCGTACACCCTTTCGAGCCGGATTCGCTGTTGGAGGCGCTCGCGATAAAGCCATTATAGAAGCGACTTTGGATGGACTGGATCTGCATCCCCTGGCAGACCGTGCATTCGGCACTTTATCTGGAGGAGACAGGCAAAGGGTTATGGTCGCTCGCGCTCTTGCCCAAGAGCCCAAACTGCTTGTGTTGGACGAACCGACCAATCATCTCGATATTCGCCATCAATTGGACGTCATCTCGCTGATCCGTCATCTCGAAATGACAATTGTCGTCAGTTTGCATGATTTGAATATGGCTGCCTCTGTTTGCGATCAAGTTGTGTTGCTGGACAAGGGCAAGGCAGGCTGCGTTGGGTGCCCGTCTGAGGTTCTTACTGAGCAGTCTGTATCAAGTGCATTCAATGTCGATGCGCGTCTGGAGCATCTGTCTCTCAGCACTCAACCTCATTTCACCTATCATCTACCATCGTATAAGGAATTATTATGA
- a CDS encoding glutathione S-transferase yields MSSENRLPILYSFRRCPYAMRARMGLYASGTVVELREIVLRDKPAHMLEISPKGTVPVLLLPDGTVLDESLDIMIWALKQNDPHGWLEQEEGSLDDALALIEEMNGSFKHHLDRYKYSSRYEDADEVVHRSMAMIALASLQARLELSPQLFGARASLTDIALFPFVRQFANTDREWFDAHAPVAIRKWLVEHETSDLFVGIFSKWPVWREGDPVTLFPAQPELQEVQSA; encoded by the coding sequence ATGTCTTCAGAAAACCGTCTTCCCATTCTCTATTCTTTCCGCCGTTGCCCCTATGCCATGCGGGCCCGCATGGGACTATATGCATCGGGTACGGTTGTTGAATTAAGAGAAATTGTTCTCAGAGACAAACCAGCTCATATGCTGGAAATCTCTCCAAAGGGAACGGTGCCCGTATTGCTGCTTCCTGATGGAACAGTTCTGGACGAAAGCCTCGACATCATGATCTGGGCGTTAAAACAAAATGACCCGCATGGCTGGCTGGAGCAGGAAGAAGGCTCTCTGGATGATGCTCTGGCCTTGATCGAAGAGATGAACGGATCGTTCAAGCATCACCTTGATCGCTACAAATATTCAAGCCGGTATGAAGATGCTGATGAAGTGGTTCACCGCTCGATGGCGATGATTGCGCTCGCCTCGCTGCAAGCACGGTTGGAGCTTTCGCCACAATTGTTTGGTGCGCGCGCGAGCCTTACCGACATTGCGCTTTTTCCCTTCGTCAGACAGTTTGCCAACACAGACCGGGAATGGTTTGACGCCCACGCTCCGGTTGCTATTCGCAAGTGGCTGGTCGAGCATGAAACATCTGATTTGTTCGTCGGCATTTTCAGCAAATGGCCTGTTTGGCGTGAAGGCGATCCCGTTACTCTCTTCCCTGCGCAGCCCGAGCTGCAGGAAGTCCAGTCCGCCTAG
- a CDS encoding ion transporter, which produces MLERIKAIISSRPFELSITALIVLNAITLALETWPAAQMQFGGLFHFIDRTILVVFVVEIILRLLIHRARFFTDPWSIFDFTVVAIALLPTSGALSVLRAFRVLRVLRLISFVPSLRRVVGALLEALPGLGSISLLLGLLYFVFAVMATKLYGADFPDWFGSLGESAYTLFQVMTLESWSMGIVRPVMEAHPFAWLFFVPFILATSFTVLNLFIGIIVSAMQSEHEATAEAERAALHSETEGVLTEVKTLRREVSELKALIKEQNSNR; this is translated from the coding sequence ATGTTAGAACGCATTAAAGCGATAATCAGTTCCCGACCGTTTGAACTTTCGATCACAGCGCTGATTGTGTTGAATGCGATCACTCTGGCTTTGGAGACATGGCCCGCTGCACAGATGCAGTTTGGCGGGCTTTTCCATTTCATCGACCGCACAATTCTCGTCGTCTTTGTCGTTGAAATCATTCTCAGATTACTCATTCACCGTGCTCGCTTTTTCACGGATCCATGGTCAATTTTCGACTTTACTGTTGTCGCGATTGCGCTTTTGCCAACATCTGGTGCCCTGTCGGTGTTACGGGCCTTCAGGGTTTTGCGTGTATTGCGCCTCATAAGCTTTGTTCCATCCCTCAGGAGGGTGGTCGGGGCACTGCTTGAAGCGCTGCCCGGGCTAGGCTCCATTTCCCTGTTGCTGGGCCTTCTCTATTTTGTCTTTGCGGTTATGGCGACCAAGCTTTATGGAGCGGATTTCCCCGACTGGTTCGGCAGTCTTGGCGAGTCCGCCTACACACTGTTTCAGGTCATGACACTGGAGAGCTGGTCCATGGGCATCGTTCGGCCTGTGATGGAAGCGCACCCCTTTGCCTGGCTGTTTTTCGTGCCGTTCATTCTGGCAACCTCTTTTACGGTGCTGAACCTTTTCATCGGTATCATCGTCTCGGCCATGCAATCAGAGCATGAAGCAACAGCCGAAGCCGAGCGCGCTGCACTGCACTCGGAAACAGAAGGCGTGCTGACAGAAGTCAAAACTTTAAGGCGTGAGGTTTCTGAGTTGAAAGCACTGATAAAGGAGCAGAATAGCAACAGGTAA
- a CDS encoding HlyD family secretion protein encodes MDKKVTENLTAGPMPETELQSVAPSAPLKKKAKLKPLIMTLLGLAALTVGIWQGYNWWTVGRFVETTDDAYVKADITTYSAEVAGSIVDIPVSDNSKVNVGDVLVRIDDTAYKAAVEQAEAGIAAAKAALLNLEEEIKLQHSAVEAAQADLDYAVANLSYARTNSERAHTLLETGSGTKVSAEKYAVALDSARASEQKARATLKQAKGQFSIYESQRLQKKASLEEANATLKIAQNNLAHVVIRAEFDGVIGNRGVNLGEYVYAGKKLLSLVPLDKVYVTANFKETQIAHFREGMKASVSSDMLDGTQFQGEIDSLAPASGSEFALLAPQNATGNFTKIVQRIPVKIALDHNGTNEGPLLRPGTSVVVKINTSKGN; translated from the coding sequence ATGGACAAGAAAGTAACAGAAAACCTGACAGCAGGCCCAATGCCGGAAACGGAGCTGCAATCAGTTGCCCCATCAGCCCCATTGAAAAAGAAGGCAAAACTGAAACCGCTGATCATGACTTTATTGGGGCTGGCTGCGCTGACCGTCGGCATCTGGCAGGGTTATAACTGGTGGACGGTTGGGCGCTTTGTTGAAACTACAGATGATGCTTATGTGAAGGCTGACATCACGACCTACTCTGCAGAAGTCGCAGGGAGCATTGTCGACATACCAGTTTCCGATAATAGTAAGGTAAATGTTGGCGACGTACTGGTTCGCATTGATGACACGGCTTACAAGGCGGCAGTGGAACAGGCCGAAGCGGGTATTGCGGCGGCAAAGGCTGCGCTACTCAACCTGGAAGAAGAAATTAAATTGCAGCATAGCGCTGTAGAGGCTGCCCAAGCAGACCTGGATTATGCGGTGGCCAATCTGTCCTATGCGAGAACAAACTCCGAGCGAGCTCATACGCTGCTTGAGACAGGTTCCGGCACCAAGGTATCGGCAGAAAAATACGCTGTCGCACTGGATTCAGCGCGCGCCAGCGAACAGAAGGCCAGAGCCACACTGAAACAGGCAAAAGGTCAGTTTTCCATTTATGAAAGCCAAAGACTGCAGAAGAAAGCGTCCCTTGAGGAAGCCAATGCAACTCTGAAAATCGCACAGAATAATCTCGCCCATGTCGTGATCCGTGCAGAATTTGACGGCGTCATTGGCAATCGCGGGGTCAATCTGGGCGAATATGTCTACGCCGGGAAAAAGCTTCTAAGTTTGGTGCCACTCGACAAAGTCTATGTCACCGCAAACTTCAAGGAAACCCAGATTGCGCATTTCCGTGAAGGCATGAAGGCCAGTGTCAGCTCGGACATGCTTGACGGCACGCAATTCCAGGGAGAAATCGATAGCCTTGCTCCAGCCTCAGGGTCTGAATTCGCTCTTCTCGCGCCACAGAATGCCACGGGCAACTTCACCAAGATCGTACAGAGAATTCCCGTCAAGATCGCTCTGGATCATAACGGTACGAATGAGGGCCCATTACTGCGCCCCGGAACATCGGTGGTCGTCAAGATAAATACCAGCAAAGGCAACTAG
- a CDS encoding DHA2 family efflux MFS transporter permease subunit has translation MAVSEVSSSSTPLAEKAEDFQPKGGMFGFFLMIIGMFMAILDIQIVASSLPQIQAGISASADQITWVQTAYLVAEVVMIPLSGWLARVMSSQWLFAMSSASFTIMSIACAMAWDTPSMLIFRALQGFLGGAMIPTAFASVFKILPPERQVAGTVVAGLTATVAPAIGPTLGGYLTETVSWHWLFLVNIVPGAIVSILVPLFVRVDRPNWHLFRTIDFFSIALVAGFLGSLEFVLDEGARHDWFESGMIVFFALLSVTSGILLVWRSLSLEHPTIDLRVFANRNFTIGCILAFVMGMCLIGQTYIVPQFLSHIRGYNAMQIGHVMAVTGISMFLSAPLAGKLGTILDVRIILFSGFALVCLGLYFNSHMTTEVGYDQLLVPQIVRGVGLILNLVTITTVSLGTLPTDMVSAGSAQFNVFRNMGGAVGLALINTQWDGRYDRHYWWIMESLSNTNQRVTDQVTMLSSYLGQLSGINSDSDTAAIYTITRQIQQQASIMAWNDVFLMLAIAFLFAAPLTLFLAKPKKEAAGNE, from the coding sequence ATGGCTGTTTCTGAGGTATCGTCATCTAGCACGCCGCTTGCAGAAAAGGCCGAAGATTTTCAGCCCAAAGGCGGTATGTTTGGCTTTTTCTTGATGATCATCGGCATGTTCATGGCAATTCTTGATATCCAGATCGTTGCCAGTTCCTTGCCGCAAATTCAGGCGGGCATTTCGGCATCTGCCGATCAGATCACCTGGGTGCAAACAGCCTATCTGGTGGCTGAAGTAGTGATGATTCCGCTCTCGGGCTGGTTGGCGCGTGTCATGTCCAGTCAATGGCTCTTTGCCATGTCATCTGCCAGTTTCACCATTATGAGCATTGCCTGCGCAATGGCATGGGATACGCCATCCATGCTGATTTTCAGAGCTCTGCAGGGTTTTCTTGGTGGTGCCATGATCCCTACGGCCTTTGCCTCTGTTTTCAAGATTCTACCACCGGAACGTCAGGTGGCTGGCACGGTCGTTGCGGGATTGACAGCAACGGTCGCTCCGGCTATCGGCCCAACTCTTGGTGGATATCTGACCGAAACGGTTTCCTGGCACTGGCTGTTTCTGGTCAATATCGTCCCCGGTGCCATTGTCTCGATATTGGTGCCACTGTTCGTCAGGGTTGATCGGCCAAACTGGCATCTGTTCAGGACTATCGACTTTTTCAGCATTGCCCTTGTTGCAGGCTTTCTTGGATCACTGGAATTTGTGCTGGACGAAGGCGCAAGGCACGATTGGTTCGAGAGCGGAATGATTGTCTTCTTCGCCCTTCTGTCCGTTACGTCTGGAATATTGCTCGTCTGGCGCAGTCTCTCCCTTGAACACCCGACAATAGATTTGCGCGTCTTTGCCAATCGCAATTTCACTATCGGCTGTATTCTCGCTTTCGTGATGGGCATGTGCCTAATCGGCCAAACCTATATAGTGCCGCAATTTCTCTCTCACATCCGGGGCTACAATGCCATGCAGATAGGGCATGTCATGGCGGTTACAGGCATTTCGATGTTTCTTAGCGCGCCCCTTGCTGGCAAGTTGGGGACAATCCTTGATGTCCGGATTATTCTTTTCAGCGGCTTTGCGCTTGTTTGCCTAGGACTTTATTTCAATTCCCACATGACCACAGAAGTGGGCTATGACCAGCTGCTTGTCCCCCAGATTGTCCGCGGTGTCGGTCTTATCCTCAACCTGGTCACGATCACCACGGTTTCCCTTGGCACCTTGCCCACCGACATGGTCAGCGCGGGATCGGCCCAGTTCAATGTCTTTCGCAACATGGGCGGAGCCGTGGGGCTCGCCCTGATCAACACACAGTGGGATGGGCGTTATGACAGACACTATTGGTGGATCATGGAAAGCCTGTCCAACACCAATCAGCGAGTTACGGATCAGGTCACAATGTTGTCCAGCTATCTGGGCCAGCTCTCCGGAATCAATAGTGATAGTGATACCGCAGCCATCTACACCATCACGCGTCAAATTCAGCAACAGGCGTCCATCATGGCCTGGAATGATGTCTTCCTGATGCTGGCAATCGCGTTCCTGTTTGCCGCCCCTTTGACGCTATTTTTGGCAAAGCCCAAAAAGGAGGCCGCAGGCAATGAATAA
- a CDS encoding GNAT family N-acetyltransferase has product MLELNVSSNFDFESDEYRALFAQAEVTAFQHPVWHAAMQHYLKNFPEVEERTLQMRCKNTGCLVGVFPLIARKKMGATVLEYANMCLVDYALPTVHKDIGNWVPDPDFLSRRLLETLGSYDVLRIKHMPTNDPGLQRLFPSSYFQLADFSAYSTELCGDYEEWRLANISKSERKHRDKKRRAMMREGEWKMNRLFSTEEIRPAMEKLREFHKDRYKDRPGEDLIQTPETFDFYLDLAVNNVESGYVRLYQFTYDDQIVAVQYGIEHAGRYLMLMMGLDFDRMGRYSPGLLMTEDLICDCIKDGMKIFDFTVGDEPYKLKFGTQKMPIYTLWHTHSMLGSVGLTVAEAVNKTPISEHLRRWVS; this is encoded by the coding sequence ATGCTTGAATTGAACGTTTCTTCGAACTTTGATTTTGAATCCGATGAATATCGGGCGCTGTTCGCTCAGGCCGAGGTGACTGCATTTCAGCATCCTGTCTGGCATGCCGCCATGCAACATTATCTGAAGAATTTCCCGGAAGTTGAAGAACGAACGCTGCAAATGCGGTGTAAAAATACAGGCTGCCTTGTCGGCGTATTTCCTTTGATTGCACGCAAGAAAATGGGTGCAACGGTGCTCGAATATGCCAACATGTGCCTAGTCGACTATGCCCTTCCCACCGTGCATAAGGACATTGGAAACTGGGTTCCTGATCCTGATTTTCTTAGCCGACGTTTGCTTGAAACTCTTGGTTCCTATGATGTTCTGCGCATCAAGCATATGCCAACGAACGATCCAGGGTTGCAGCGCCTTTTCCCTTCAAGCTATTTCCAGTTGGCCGATTTTTCCGCTTATTCGACAGAACTATGTGGTGATTATGAGGAATGGCGGTTGGCCAATATCTCAAAAAGCGAACGCAAACACCGGGACAAAAAGCGGCGCGCCATGATGCGCGAAGGGGAATGGAAGATGAACAGGCTCTTCTCAACTGAAGAGATAAGGCCTGCCATGGAAAAACTGCGCGAGTTTCATAAAGATCGCTATAAAGATCGCCCCGGTGAAGATCTGATCCAGACACCCGAGACGTTCGACTTCTATCTTGATCTTGCTGTGAACAATGTTGAGAGTGGTTACGTTCGCCTGTATCAATTTACCTATGACGACCAGATCGTTGCTGTTCAATATGGCATTGAACATGCTGGTCGTTATCTCATGTTGATGATGGGGCTGGATTTTGATCGCATGGGTCGATATTCACCCGGCCTGTTGATGACTGAAGACCTGATTTGCGACTGCATCAAGGACGGCATGAAAATCTTCGACTTTACGGTTGGCGACGAGCCTTACAAGCTTAAATTCGGCACACAAAAGATGCCGATTTATACACTGTGGCATACCCATTCCATGCTCGGCTCTGTGGGCCTAACGGTTGCCGAAGCGGTGAACAAAACCCCGATTTCCGAGCATTTACGCCGCTGGGTCTCCTGA